From a region of the Dictyostelium discoideum AX4 chromosome 2 chromosome, whole genome shotgun sequence genome:
- the usp14 gene encoding peptidase C19 family protein: protein MVKVNVKWNKEKYEVDVDPSEPVSSFKGQLYSLTMVPIERQKIMGFKGGILKDDAQWKDLDLTEGKNLMLMGSAVELEKPDKPIVFLEDLPPSKAAALNSLLPAGLTNLGNTCYLNSTLQCLKTVPELLTIIKNYKPKTNSRYSNLLKSSQGLFNDLSRLHEPVTPSVFLNTFRMCFPRFSEKSPEGLYMQQDAEEAWGELLTAYAHELPLDNANGTDSHSADLIKRSMIGKLFGIQVVEKFTCKDNPEEEPTTREETLLKLACNITVETSYLFDGLKKGLEEEISKASPTLHKDAIYTKKTLIKQLPKYIMVQFVRFHWKDATKTKSKIVRVVQFPFTLDLFDLCTPEYKERLSPNRKRVEDEFNASLERKRKVIGGSGDGNDEDDKQVEKKAAVNNDNQPQSSTSSNDSVSTTGAAVDDDVFFKENETGKYELCAVLTHQGRYAESGHYVAWVKKSENKWYKFDDRDVTEHTDEDIKKLSGGGDFHICYLALYRTLTVKPKSSSTITEQK, encoded by the exons TCCAATAGAAAGacaaaaaa ttatGGGATTTAAAGGtggaattttaaaagatgatGCACAATGGAAAGATTTAGATTTAACAGAAGGAAAGAATTTAATGTTAATGGGATCAGCAGTAGAATTAGAGAAACCAGATAAACCAATTGTATTCCTTGAAGATTTACCACCAAGTAAAGCTGCAGCACTTAATAGTTTATTACCAGCTGGTTTAACTAATCTTGGTAATACttgttatttaaattcaacttTACAATGTTTAAAAACTGTACCTgaattattaacaattattaaaaa ttataaaccaaaaacaaattcaagatattcaaatttattaaaaagttcACAAggtttatttaatgatttatcaagATTACATGAACCAGTAACACCATCAGTATTTTTGAATACATTTAGAATGTGTTTCCCAAGATTTTCAGAAAAGAGTCCAGAAGGATTATATATGCAACAAGATGCAGAGGAGGCTTGGGGTGAATTATTAACAGCCTATGCTCACGAGTTACCATTGGATAATGCAAATGGCACTGATTCACATTCTGCCGATTTGATAAAGAGATCAATGATTGGTAAATTGTTTGGTATTCAAGTGGTTGAGAAATTCACTTGTAAAGATAATCCAGAGGAAGAACCAACCACTAGAGAGGAAacacttttaaaattagcaTGTAATATCACCGTTGAAACAAGTTACCTTTTCGATGGTCTTAAAAAAGGTTTAGAAGAAGAGATTTCAAAAGCTTCACCAACACTTCACAAAGATGCAATCTATACAAAGaaaactttaattaaacaattaccAAAATATATTATGGTTCAATTTGTTAGATTCCATTGGAAAGAtgcaacaaaaacaaaatcaaaaattgtTAGA gTTGTACAATTCCCATTTACTTTAGATTTATTCGATTTATGTACACCAGAATATAAAGAAAGATTATCACCAAATAGAAAGAGAGTGGAAGATGAATTTAATGCATCACTtgaaagaaagagaaaagttattggtggtagtggtgatggtaatgatgaagatgataaacAAGTTGAAAAGAAAGCAGCagttaataatgataatcaaCCACAATCTTCAACTTCTTCAAATGATTCAGTTTCTACTACAGGGGCTgctgttgatgatgatgtctTTTTCAAAGAGAATGAAACTGGTAAATATGAATTATGTGCTGTTTTAACTCATCAAGGTAGATATGCTGAATCTGGTCATTATGTTGCTTGGGTTAAGAAATCTGAAAATAAATGGTATAAATTTGATGATCGTGATGTCACAGAACATACAGatgaagatattaaaaaactttcAGGTGGTGGTGATTTCCATATTTGTTATTTAGCACTTTATAGAACTCTTACCGTAAAACCAAAATCTTCTTCAACAATTACtgaacaaaaataa